TGACTCCAGCCAGCTCCTcgacctctctgagcctcagctgCCCCAGCTGTGacctggggatgggggaggggggcatggTGGGGAGGGAGACTGCAGATTCAGCTGCTTCTTCAGGGGCGGGAGAGATGGCTCaccgggtttgaaccctggctccacaGGGCAATTGCTattggcaccagaggaagctctggtactgtagtgtctctccttctctgtctcggTGAATGAAATAGTGGTCTGAGcgcagggacagacagacagacacacacacatacacacacagtgacCAGGATCTGGCCAGGTGGCAGGGACAGGGGCCACCGGGAGGGTCCACCATGAGAGACAGGAggtgagcgcaggtggcgcaaggaccagcgtaaggatcccggttcgagcccctggctcccacctgcaggggagtcgcttcacaggtggtgaagcaggtctgcaggtgtctgtctttctctccccctctctgtcttcccctcctctctccatttctctctgtcctatccaacaatgacaacaacaatgaaacaagggcaacaaaagggaataaataaatatttttaaaaaaaagagagagagaggaggtggaagggCCCAGTGGATCCGAGGAGGAGCAGAGAGTGAGGATGTGGGGGCGCTGGGGGGCTCCCCGAGACCCTgacacccccacccaccaccccgcAGGTGTCTGCGGCGACTGGAAGAACCACTTCACGGTGGCGCAGAGCGAAGCCTTCGACCGAGTCTACCGCGAACAGATGCGGGGGCAGCACTCCTTCCCCTGGGACGAAGTCCCCGACCACGCCAGCCCAGACCCCGACATCACCCAGGCCTCTGAGCCCCCCCACCCGTGACCCCAAGAATAAATTTATCACTCGGTTCCCATGTGCGCTCTGGGCGCGGTGCCACCAGCGGGTGGCAGGGGGCGCGCGAGGGCGGGCGGGGGCCCCGGGGGCGAGGCCTCCCTGCACCTGCCAGGTGGTGACCAAGCTGCGGGAGCCGCGCCGCGCACCTGATGCAAGTGGGTGtttgggaggaggggctgggggggttCCTGGGTGCttaggaggaggggctgggggggccCTGGGTCAGTGGGAGGAGGGGCTCCTAGGTCAGTGGGAGGAGGGGCTAGGAGGCTCCTAGGTATGAGGGAGGACAGGTAGGGGGCTGCTGGGTCCAAGGGAGGAGGGACTGAGGGGCCCCTGGGCCTGAGGGAAGGAGGCTGGCCGGCCAGGCCACAGCACAGGGCCTGCACTCTTCAAGGATACTAGCTGGTGGAGgccttctgcccattttttttttttttgatgaaaaCACtgaggtcactttttttttttaaagaatatttatttttgtcagaaatacagaaaggaaatggagagagcggacctgagcattgttcagctctggcataaggtgatgctgggattgaaccttgacctcagggcctcaggtgtgcatatcctgtgctctaccagattgGACGAACTGTCAGGCCCCAAATAATCACTTTtgcttgtatttatttaatttcggATTtaggcagagaaatcaagagctaagaaacagagaagacacctgcagcactgcttcaccaatcatgaagctttccccctgcaagtgggaaccaggggctcgaacccaggtccttgcacactacaatgtatgtgctcaaccaggtgtgctactacccagctcctccgctttttctgttttattatttactttttaaaaagatttacttattttaatgaatttattttatttctttattttgcctccagggttgttgctggggctcggtgcctgtactatgaagccactgctcctggaggctgtatttttcccattttgttgcccctgttgtattacttatttattttaatgaaagatgtaTACATAGAGATATGGGGTGGGCAGAGAaagaaggccagagcactgctcagctctggcttatggaggtggagattgaacctgggacctcaggcttttgcataaccattatgctgtctccccagccctccacttttgttttttaaatctgtattagTTTAGTATATATGAGAGAGTTACATGTGAcgctgggggttgaaccaggaacctcaggcctgaaagctGTTTTCttttgtggtgctggggtctctctcccatgcacaaccccccccccactcctaggCTGATTCTTTTATCAGATATATTTATCAGATACACAAAGACAGTAAGAGAcagtcaccacagcactgctccattcgtGGGGCTTTCCCAGGTGCCTGGGTTTGCTTGACTTCTGGAACACATCAGGCTGCCCAGCCACAGAAGCTGGAGGTTTTACCTGAGTCACAGCAGTGGGGGAAATGGGGACCCCACATTCAAGTCTGCTCGAAAAGGCCACTCCagtctggctctggctctgtcaGGGCCGCCCCCCAAGTCCTGTGCGGCCTACCCAGTTGACCTGCCAGGTGCCCCTAGGATCCTGGAATTTGGAGGTGCTGTCCTTGGGGAACCTCCTCCGGGGGCCTAGGGGGCGCTGTCCCAAGCGGCTGGAAAGGAGGGGCAGTGGGCTGCCCCAGGGCTGGGCCCAGGCTGACGGGCGGGGGTCCACCTCGCCCCAGGCGCCCCCTCCAGTGCCCCGCTGCCTCATCAGGGCCTTGGCGGGGGTATCTTTGGAACCCCAGGACTTCTTGAGCTgcagtggagaaaagaaagagaggtgtCAGAGCAGGGTTGGAGGGGGACAAAAATTGGGGTGTCGGGTCCCTGAGCTTCCAAGACCAGAAGTGGGTACTCCAGACCTACAGGGAACCCCAGACTGGCCCCCCCCGAGTTTTGTTTCTAGGGAGGGGCAGGAAGTAGCCGGCAGTTGTCTTGGGGGAGCAAATATTTACCAAGGGCAGGGAGGGGGGACCCAGCCAGAGTACTGGGTGCTGGGTAGGGATGAGGACCTTGCAcccacaccacccagccccctccaccctctctgctcCTTGGAACCAAGGGAGGCGCCCTTGAAATGGGCGCCCTCTCCCTGGAAGAGGCCCTACTTCCCTCGTAGCAGATAAACTGAGGCCGGGAGGGGCACACAGAGCTCACACACCCAGGCTTGGCCAGCCTCCATGTTGAGTCCATCAGCTTCTCCTCAGGAAATGGAGGCAGGCCCTGTGGAACTCCTGGGAGACCCCCTCTGAGCTCCCATAACCCTAAGCCCAACACCAGCCCCCCATCACTGGAAACCAACAAGCACATTTAAAACCCCTTGGGCGGGAGTCaacgcagcgggtcaagcgcaggtggcaaagcgcaaggacccgcataaggatcccagttcgagcccccggctccccacctgcaggggagtcacttcacaggcagtgaagcaggtctgcaggggtctgtctttctctccccctctctgtcttcccctcctctctccatttctctctgtcctatcggacaacaacatcagtggcaacaataacaacaagggcaacgaaatggggaaaaatggtctctaggagcagtggattcacagtgcaggcactgagctccagcaataaccctggaggcaaaaacaacaccaacaacaccCTGGGCAAGTGGCAAGAGATAAGCTCATGCAGTGGAGTGCCCCCTTTACCCTGCATGAGGGTTTGAAACcctcagtcaccacatgggagcatctgcacagggcaagcttcaagaacagtgagGATCCCTTTCCCTCGCTCTCCATCCCTTgatctagaagaaagaaaaaatgctggggggggggggggggctgggtgatagtgcagctggttaagcgaacatggcgtgaagcacaaggacccccaccTGATtcaggtgaagcagttctgcaggtgtctgtctttctctccccgcctctgtcttcccctcctctctcgatttttctctgtcctatccagcaacaatgacagaaatagcaacaacaataataataacaacaataatgataaacgagggcaataaaagggggaaaatggcctccaggagcagtggattcatagtgcaggcaccgagccctagtaataacccagAAGGCAAGAAGTAAAGAAGAAAGATGGGGAaatcaggcgatagtgcagcgggtaaagtgcacatggcgcaaagcacaaggaccggcgtaaggatcccggttcgagccccggctccccacctgcaggggaatcgcttcccaggcggtgaagcaggtctgcaggtgtctgtctttctctcccctctctgtctccccctcctctctccatttctctgtcctatctaatggtgacatcaatgacaataataataactacaacaacaataaaagcaacaagggcaacaaaagggaaaataaatgttttttttaatttttaaaaattataataatggcccagcagagcacatacattaccatgcacaaggaccaaggttcaaactcccaatccccacctgctgggggaagcttccagagtggtggagcagtgctgcaggtgtctctcctctctccccctctctgtttttatcagtgatcaaaagaaaagattctggggagtccggcggtagtgcagcgggttaagtgtatgtagtgcaaagtgcaaggatcagcataaggatcccaattcgagcccccggctccccacctgcaggggagtcgcttcacaagctgtgaagcaggtctgcaggtgtctatctttctctctccctctgtcttcccccctctctccatttctctctgttctatccaacaatgacatcaataacaacaatattaactacaacaataaagcaacaagggcaacaaaagggaataaataaatataaaaaaataaaataaaataaaataaaaattctgtagGGAGCAGTGTGGTCACCCAGGAATGTATCTGTGAAAAGTCCCAGCAACAGAGaacaaaataatataatataaatcagactggggagatagcatgataatgcaaaaacactctcatgcttgaggctctgaggtcccaggttcaatcctcagcatcaccataagctgaacagtgctctggttttgctgtttctgtttctttatctctaaagatctctctcattaaaattaaaatagagtgcacatgttaccatgtacaaggatcctggtttgagcccctggtccccacataagagggaaaagcttcctgagcaagtgaagcaggtctgcaggtgtctctctttcccctcccccttctctctcaattcccctCTGCCCTGTCAAACATACAAAGAATAAGACAGGTCTGTGCCACACGTGGTTGAGTGCGCACATGACCACGGACCTGCGGTGGATGCTCCATTCTTCACCTGGAGGAGGCAAgtttcaccggtggtgaagcaggactgcaagtctctatgtatatttttgccaccagagttattactgagcTCGGCACCCGCACTACCAAATCCACCGCTCCccgcggccattttttcctttcctccccccctccatttttattACAGAGAAactgggaaaggatggagagatagagggagagaaagatagacacctgcacacgtgCTCACTGCTAGTAAAGCGgacgccctgcaggtgaggagcccagggcttgaacccaggtccttcagctTGATAATACGTGTACTGAACCGGGGGTACCACGGCtgggcccggcccggcccctctctccctatttcccccttcccttctcaatttccttctgctccatcaaataaaagatagaaaggggggaggaagtggtacgggcggtggcgcagtgcataaagctttggactttcaagcatgaggtcctgagttcaatccccggcagcacatgtgccagagtgatgcctggttctttctctcctatctttctcattaataaataaataaaatcttttaaaaaaagaaaataaaagaaaaagaaagggggagaaaaatgaggggccgggtagtggcgcagctggttggaCGCACATGTCacgatgcgcaaggacctgggttccagctttgcgagtgataaagcagtgttgcaagtgtctgtctgtctccctctctatcactccatcttctctcgatttctggctgtctctatccaataaataaagataattgaaaaaatgGTCATGTagtgggggccgggaggtggtgcagtggaaaagctttggactctcaagcatgaggtcctgagttcgaaccccggcagcacatatgccagagtgatgcctggttctttctctctcctacctttctcataaataaaatcttttaaaaaaaattttaatgtaaaaaaaaagggaaaaatgaaatgaagcaaaataaaaaaggaaggcaggaaggaaggcaggaaggcaggaaggcaggaaggaagagggaaagacaccccagcaccctagcttcccccagtgcagaggGCACGGGGATCGAACGAGCTATCCCGTCGGGCCCACCCACGTGTGCTCTCTCCAGCCAGCCACCACACCGGGCCTCACCTCACTGTCCCCTTCGCTGGAGTCGGACAGCTGGGACAGGCGGCTGAGGTCCCACAGGGAGCGGCTGGGCCTGGCCGGGGCGCCGCTGGGCGCGCGTGCGCGCTGGGCGCTGCGCAGGATGTCGCTGAGCGCGGGCGCCGGGGCCTCCGGGCGCTCCAGGCGGCAGGCGGCCAGGCGGCGGGCCAGCGGAGTGGGCGGGGCCGGACCTGTGGGCGTGGCCAGCGCTCCCGCGGGAGCCAATGCGGTGGGCTGGATCAGCGCGGTGGGCGTGGCCGGCGCTCCCGCGGAAGCCAATGCGGTGGGCTGGATCAGCGCGGTGGGCGTGATCAGAGCGGTGGGCGTGGCCGGAGCTCCCGCGGAAGCCAATGCGATGGGCGGGATCAGCGCGGTGGGCGTGGCCGGCGCTCCGGTGGGCGGCGGCGAGCCGGGCACCACGCAGCGGCGGCGGCACACGCGGTGCGGACTGGGCGCGGGCGCGGCTGCGGGCGGGAGCGGCCGGGAGGCGGCGTACAGCGTCCGGAATTCGCGGCCGAAGGCGTCGACGATCTCCCCGGTAAGCAGGGTGAGCAGGCCTCGGTGCAAGCGCGAGTCGCTCCAGGTGAAGCTGCGGGCACAGGCAGGGTCAGGAAGAGTGGCCCGGCCCGGATACCGCTCACCCGGAAAGCGTCTGCTTTGCCCTGCGAGGCCCCCACCGCACCGGGGGAAGCTCGGGCGCtgcgctgtctctccctctctctgtctctgtctatctgaagaaGCCAGCTGGGatggccctggaggtggcacagtggttaaagcactgaactctcaaacatgaaaccTCGAGTTCAGTCCCAAGCATCCTATGTGCCGGACTGATTTTATCCTATAAAataggataaaataaaaatactccaccagcagggggaagcttcacgagtaatgaagcaggtctgcaggtgtctttctcttgtctcctcctcccctctcagtttctctctgacccatcaaataaaatacaatagacaaataaatcagaaggaaaggaaaagagaaaggagagagaaagaaaaggaaattaggattgggagaatagctcacttggcccTGCCCGTCATGCATGCAGCACTGGTTCGAGCTTGGCCCGCCCGCAtctcactggaagaagctttggtgctgtggtgtctttccatctccttcgtttttaatttgtaaaaatatTTCCACTTACTAACATCATAGAGAGAGGGGATATACAGAGAAAGAAGGGACGTGTGGGGGGGGAGAACCGGAGCGTCACTCTGAGCCATGGAGTGCTGGAGAGTGAAAGCAAAGCACTCAATCCTTTTAGATCCAAAGCTTTActaattgtgccacctcctgggctaccctgtctctctctgaaaaagtcagcccagaacagtgaaactctgacaatggcaataaataaataaataaacttaataaatagaaaaataaaggacTGGGAGACAGTACCATGGTTATGTGAAACAgttgtcatgcctgagaccctgaaggtcccaggttcaagccccagcaccaccgtaagccagagctaagaagtgctctggtcacaTATACTATAATGTGCGTgggcctagattcaagcccccgtctccacctgcagggagacgaGCTgtactgcaggggtctgtctctccctatcatctcCTATTCTCTCAATGTctgtatctagtaaataaatttaaaaataaaaagaagaagagggggtcgggcggtagtgcagtgggttaagcgcacatggcacaaagcgcaaggaccggcgtaggatcccagttggagccctggctccccacctgcagaggagtcgcttcacaagcggtgaagcaggtctgcaggtgtctgtctttctttccccccccccccgcctccatcttcccctcctctctccatttctctctgtcctatccaacaacagtgacatcaacaacaataataaacaaggctacaacaacaagggcaacaaaagggggggaatggcctccaggagcagtggattcatggcgcaggctccaagccccagcaataaccctggaggcaaagaaaagaaaaaaaggggagtcgggcggtagcactgcgggttaagcgcatgtggcgcaaagcacaaggattgggatgcattggatcgaccttcccgtggtgcatcccgtgagtacccattcattggggaaactgacgatccttcctagccgactgaatccacatggatcccagtcactttcaaagccagcaacaagctcctgacagctttcaagctgttggtcctgctcttcgagtccaccctgtccaacgtttgacgtctcatcatccaatctggtctcctacgcctacactgaacttctctgttccagactcttggaaacagagttggcagtcagctgaggtaaagaacaaacacctcatcacagacccctgcaagcgtcaacccggctttgacctagcacgttatgattgggccctcctcaatcgctatggaacaggccatggccggtgcgccactatgttccatcgctggggagccagagacgacccgaactgcccctgcggctacagacagactatgacccacatagtcaacgactgccacctctccagattcaaaggaggtctcgaaactttacatcaggctcaacctgacgctgttgactggctacggaagaagggcaaacgctagaagaaaagaaGCACAAGGgttggcaaggatcctggtttgagcccctggctccccacctgcaggggaattatttcacaagtgatgacgcaggtctgcaggtgtctatctttctctcctctctgtcttccccttcccttttcatttctctctgtcctaacaacgacaatatcaataacaacataataactacaataacagggagtcgggcagtagcgcagtgggttaagagcgagtggtgcaaagcgtaaggaccggcctaaagatccgggtttgagtccccggctccccacctgcaggggagtcgcttcacaagcggtgaagcaggtctgcaggtgtgtgtctttctctccccctctctgtcttcccctcctctctccatctctctctgtcctatccaacaacaacgacatcgataataactacaacaataaaacaagggcaacaaaagggaataaataaatatttaaaaaaataactacaacaacagtgaaaaacatcaagggcaacaaaagggaaaattaataaatataaaaaaatttaaagaaaagaaaaaaataattaaatggggccactcataatggttctgcagaggcttttgtgcctgaggcactgagatcccgagttcagtccccagagctATAAGCAgagttgagtaatgctctggtaataaataataataataaaagaaaacaataggCCTGGactctgctccctccctccctacgcaatgcctctgtgcctcagtttctccctcCTGGAAAGAAGCCGAGCCTGGTCTCCACACTCCTTGGGGGCTGTTCTAGGTTTTGGCCGTCTCCTGTGAAGGTGCTGTTGATGGAGCCCTTGCTGCGGGCCTGCCCACATCCTGTAACGTGGAGCCAAAGGGAGAAAGAGTCAGTGGAGGGAATGTGGGCTCCTGGCTCATCCTGCTGGTAGCTGTCTCTGGAAGCATCGGCACAGTCTTAGAACACACAGGTGTTCCGTCAATTCTCTCCGGAATTAACGGAGCCCAGGGGACGCCCGCAGCTGGGTGATGTCACCTTCCAGGCCTGAGTCTTATTTGGATGAGGGGCCAGAGGCTCCAGGGTGATATCCTGCACCCAGGCAAGACAGAGGCAGCAGTGAGAGTGGACCTGGCTTGGATTGTGACACTCCTCCTCTACCTGTGACCTCACCCCCAGAGCAGCCAGTGGGAACCCTAGGGTGGGGGATCTGTGAGGTCACCCCATTCTGCTTCGCAAAGGCCACCTGGGGCAGTGGCTGGGGGTCTGTGACTGTGCTCAGGACAAAGCGTCTGAGAATCTGAGGACAGCTGACAACAGGAGTCCAGACACAGAGTTCCTGAGAGAGACCGGAAGCGGTGACAAGCCAGGCCCCTCAGGGCACTGACCTCTGGGGGAAGAAGTGCGTCCAGAATCGAGGGGCACAGTCtccaggccaccaggagcatcaTTCCACAGTCCCCGGGAGGCCCAGGGAGGCCGTGCCGGGCTGGCTCAGggaccaccatcaccaccaggccaccatgGTCCTCGGTGGGCTGCTGTTCCTGCTGGTGGCCCTGCCCCCGGGGACACGGGGTGCCAAGGACTGCCTCTTCTGTGAGCTGACCGACTCCCACCACTGCCCCGGCACCCACATGCGCTGCGGTGACGACGAGGACTGCTACACAGGCCACGGGGTGTCGCCGGGAGTCAGCCCCGTCCTCAACAAGGGCTGTCTGGCGTCCACCAAGTGCGGCCGCGAGGAGCCCGTCACCTACATGGGCGTCACCTACAGCCTCACCAGCACCTGCTGCTCCGGCCACATGTGCAACGGGGCCACGGGAGCCCCAGGCCAGGGCGGGGGGCTGAGGGGGCTGACCGCCGGCCTGGCTCTGGACGCGCTGCTGCTGTTCCCCAATTTGCTGTGATCCACAAGGAGGACAGGGCCCCCAGCTGGCCTCCCCTTACCTCCCCACTTCCTCCATTAAACGTCCAGAAGCCTTGGACATGACCTCTTGTGGCCCTGGCTTCATCCATTCTGGGGGCTTGTGCAGCAGGAGCCATGGGGGCGGGGCACTGTCCCCCCCAGGTGGCATTGGGGGAACACGCCCCCTGAAGGCgtatgtggatgtgtgtgtggggggggtcgcgCCACTATATTTCATTCGTTCTAAAACTTGACGCCTCTTTCCACTGGTGACACTGTAGAGCTGATCAAATATGGTTTACAGAATAAATAAAAGACGCCTTCATAAAGATAACTGATAACGACGGAGCACTTTTTATCTTATGTGCTGGCGGGCAGCCTGGTCCCCCGTCCTCCAACGCAGAAGGTTTGATTCTCTTGCAAACAGCCAGGATTGGACTAGTCAGTGAAAGCAATGGGGAATATGCTGGAAATGCCAGTTCCCAGGCCTGGCTATCCTTGGCTGCCATGGGGAAGGGTGGCAGGGATGGTGTGGTGCCCCGGAATCTTGAGCTTTAATTTTTAGGTTTGTGGTTGTTGTGTTTGATTTGCGATGCCAGGTCTTAGCTGGAACTTCTTGCCTATGTAGTTTCCTCATTCCTGAtgaattctttttcctttttttttttttttccagtgagagagagagagcgagagcaggACAGGTACTACAGTGCTGCtctgctgcttgtgaaacttctcctgtGCACGCTGCTCCTGCATGGTGTACCGGGGggtaaacccaggtcctcatacctCGTGTATCTGATGGAGTGAACGAcctcctgtcccccccccccccccagaagtgtTTTAACAAGTCCTCCAGGTGATTCTGGGGCCTGTTAAGGTTGACAGCTGTTAGTTCAGAGCAAGGGTTGATGGCTGGGATGACTCAGCCTACTGGAAGGGCTTCTGGCCCAGGTCCATGTGGAGGTGTTTGGGTCTGACCTCCCtggggaaggggacacctgcctgcCAGTGGCTTCCAACAGTGCCCCCAAATGTGAGCAATGCCTTGGCCTAGAAAAGGTCTTTACTCTAGGGGTCCACACCGTCTCAGCTGCacagggggaaactgaggcacagagaggggAAGCCTGAAGTCACACTGCTTGTCACTGGCAAAACTAACTGGGATTTGAATACAGTACTTGATCTGACCCCAGAGTCCTCTCCCCCAAAGACTGTTGCTAAGAAACgagtgctcacacacacacacacacagcaaggctGGTTTCCCTGAGGAGACACATAGCACAGCCCGCCATGAAGGCACAGCAGTACAGCACAGGATGTACATATATGCCCGGGCTTTGGTCCCCGGTCTCCGCCTAGACCAGAGCCATGATCTGGTCCCTCTCTCATTccacacccagcccctcctcAATTGACGTGAAT
The DNA window shown above is from Erinaceus europaeus chromosome 2, mEriEur2.1, whole genome shotgun sequence and carries:
- the FAM83E gene encoding protein FAM83E isoform X1, whose amino-acid sequence is MAASQLAALEEVEVDAQELPLALAKPCCLYSEGQRLALEALLSQGTEAFQACVLREGLCPFLSGTELRDLAGAAEDWTAARQAPDGAAEGAGIQATDDEGDLGSLTYWPGESEEPVPTLRLGWPEDGAWKGITRAQLYTQPPGEGHPPLKELVRQEIQAAHKLVAVAMDVFTDPDLLSDLADAATRRWVPVYLLLDGQQLPAFLALAQQLGVNPWATENLDIRVVQGCSFRSRWRRQVCGGLREKFLLLDDERVLSGSYSFTWSDSRLHRGLLTLLTGEIVDAFGREFRTLYAASRPLPPAAAPAPSPHRVCRRRCVVPGSPPPTGAPATPTALIPPIALASAGAPATPTALITPTALIQPTALASAGAPATPTALIQPTALAPAGALATPTGPAPPTPLARRLAACRLERPEAPAPALSDILRSAQRARAPSGAPARPSRSLWDLSRLSQLSDSSEGDSELKKSWGSKDTPAKALMRQRGTGGGAWGEVDPRPSAWAQPWGSPLPLLSSRLGQRPLGPRRRFPKDSTSKFQDPRGTWQVNWVGRTGLGGRP
- the SPACA4 gene encoding sperm acrosome membrane-associated protein 4, which translates into the protein MVLGGLLFLLVALPPGTRGAKDCLFCELTDSHHCPGTHMRCGDDEDCYTGHGVSPGVSPVLNKGCLASTKCGREEPVTYMGVTYSLTSTCCSGHMCNGATGAPGQGGGLRGLTAGLALDALLLFPNLL